The Hemicordylus capensis ecotype Gifberg chromosome 6, rHemCap1.1.pri, whole genome shotgun sequence genome window below encodes:
- the SH2B1 gene encoding SH2B adapter protein 1 isoform X2 yields MNGSAAPLSPVGGGPAGEPASLPSPSWREFCEAHARAAAVDFARRFRAFLGENPQFATPGAEAAFSRRFAEHFLEHFEAEVSRAYASDSPPRCDIAPFTGCSSARDLSETCSDSSVASPVEPPLGPPSGLSSSQSRSSEDVSMAAAVTATKPKLKKRFSLRNVSRSVRGSVRGILQWKTSAESSPVGREEAATGANSNSNSSGGADSERWTHRFERLRLNKASPATLRVELASVRREGLLNYIVADDGAGGGSRTRWQKCRLLLRKAGKGEGEGYLLEFYIPPKASKPRVSIACSCVVDVRTTTPLEMPDKENTFVLKLSSSLEYILETVDSLQMRSWLADIQECMGLGESTDSLEQPCMNHSESMPSRELPMVPSESSEQLSQGAYGGLMERPSASMSPSSVSITASHFDSMELLPPELPPRVPIDEGPFPTSLLHTTFPETPDTTGSFLFQGEPDPGGGSLGDTEHTLSEYPWFHGTLSRLKAAQLVLAGGASSHGVFLVRQSETRRGEYVLTFNFQGKAKHLRLSLNEDGQCRVQHLWFQTIFDMLEHFRVHPIPLESGGSSDVTLVSYVVASQRLHGRDRAGSRAPVSGFSGDPDSPPNLISILAAASAGDCVTEHLS; encoded by the exons ATGAACGGGAGTGCAGCTCCCCTTTCACCGGTCGGGGGAGGGCCCGCAGGGGAGCCCGCCTCCCTCCCCTCGCCAAGTTGGCGGGAATTCTGTGAGGCGCATGCTCGTGCCGCGGCGGTGGACTTCGCCCGTCGTTTCCGGGCCTTCCTTGGCGAGAATCCGCAGTTTGCCACACCGGGAGCCGAGGCGGCCTTCTCGCGCCGTTTTGCTGAGCACTTTCTGGAACATTTCGAGGCAGAAGTGAGCCGGGCCTACGCCAGCGACTCTCCCCCCCGGTGTGACATCGCCCCTTTCACGGGCTGCTCCTCGGCACGCGACCTCTCCGAGACCTGCAGCGACTCCTCTGTCGCCTCCCCTGTGGAGCCTCCCCTGGGGCCGCCTTCTGGCCTCTCCAGCAGCCAGTCGCGCAGCTCTGAAGACGTTTCCATGGCGGCGGCGGTCACTGCCACCAAACCAAAGCTAAAGAAGCGCTTCTCCTTGCGCAATGTCAGCCGCAGCGTCCGAGGCAGCGTCCGTGGCATCCTGCAGTGGAAGACCTCGGCCGAATCGTCCCCTGTGGGCAGAGAGGAGGCGGCGACTGGAGCCAACAGTAATTCCAACTCTTCCGGGGGGGCCGACTCTGAGCGCTGGACTCACAGATTTGAGCGCCTGCGGCTCAACAAAGCCTCCCCGGCCACCCTCCGCGTGGAACTGGCCAGTGTGCGGCGTGAGGGCCTACTGAACTACATAGTCGCTGATGATGGGGCAGGCGGGGGAAGCCGGACACGCTGGCAGAAATGCCGTCTTCTCCTGCGCAAAGcgggcaaaggggagggggagggttacCTGTTGGAGTTCTACATCCCACCAAAG GCATCAAAGCCACGGGTCAGCATTGCGTGCTCCTGTGTCGTGGACGTGCGGACGACGACCCCCCTGGAAATGCCTGACAAGGAGAACACCTTTGTGCTCAAG ctgtCGAGCTCCTTGGAGTACATCCTTGAAACAGTGGACTCTCTGCAGATGCGCTCGTGGCTGGCGGACATTCAGGAGTGCATGGGCCTGGG AGAGAGCACCGATAGCTTGGAACAACCCTGCATGAACCACTCGGAGAGCATGCCCAGCCGGGAGCTTCCCATGGTGCCGAGTGAGAGCAGCGAACAGCTCAGCCAAG GTGCCTATGGGGGCCTGATGGAACGTCCCTCAGCCTCCATGTCCCCCAGCTCCGTCTCCATCACGGCCTCGCACTTTGACTCGATGGAGCTGCTGCCTCCTGAGCTGCCTCCTCGGGTGCCAATTGACGAAGGGCCATTTCCCACCAGCCTTCTCCATACGACTTTCCCCGAAACCCCTGACACTACAG gTTCCTTCCTCTTCCAAGGGGAGCCAGACCCAGGTGGGGGCAGTCTTGGGGACACAGAGCACACCCTCTCGGAATACCCTTGGTTCCACGGCACCCTGTCGCGCCTCAAAGCAGCCCAGCTGGTCCTGGCCGGGGGAGCCAGCAGCCACGGCGTCTTCTTGGTGCGGCAAAGCGAGACACGGCGCGGCGAATATGTCCTGACCTTTAACTTCCAGGGGAAAGCCAAG CACCTGCGCCTCTCCCTCAACGAGGATGGGCAGTGCCGGGTCCAGCATCTCTGGTTCCAGACCATCTTCGACATGCTGGAGCACTTCCGGGTCCACCCCATCCCTCTTGAGTCGGGTGGTTCCAGCGACGTGACCCTCGTCAGCTATGTGGTCGCTTCGCAACGGCTGCACG GCCGGGACCGGGCTGGGAGCCGAGCGCCAGTGTCTGGGTTCAGTGGGGACCCCGACTCGCCCCCCAACCTCATCTCCATCCTTGCTGCCGCCTCCGCGGGTGACTGCGT AACCGAACACCTCTCGTAA
- the SH2B1 gene encoding SH2B adapter protein 1 isoform X1 yields the protein MNGSAAPLSPVGGGPAGEPASLPSPSWREFCEAHARAAAVDFARRFRAFLGENPQFATPGAEAAFSRRFAEHFLEHFEAEVSRAYASDSPPRCDIAPFTGCSSARDLSETCSDSSVASPVEPPLGPPSGLSSSQSRSSEDVSMAAAVTATKPKLKKRFSLRNVSRSVRGSVRGILQWKTSAESSPVGREEAATGANSNSNSSGGADSERWTHRFERLRLNKASPATLRVELASVRREGLLNYIVADDGAGGGSRTRWQKCRLLLRKAGKGEGEGYLLEFYIPPKASKPRVSIACSCVVDVRTTTPLEMPDKENTFVLKLSSSLEYILETVDSLQMRSWLADIQECMGLGESTDSLEQPCMNHSESMPSRELPMVPSESSEQLSQGAYGGLMERPSASMSPSSVSITASHFDSMELLPPELPPRVPIDEGPFPTSLLHTTFPETPDTTGSFLFQGEPDPGGGSLGDTEHTLSEYPWFHGTLSRLKAAQLVLAGGASSHGVFLVRQSETRRGEYVLTFNFQGKAKHLRLSLNEDGQCRVQHLWFQTIFDMLEHFRVHPIPLESGGSSDVTLVSYVVASQRLHEPNTSRNLPPPPPLPPARPPHAPPDCALLEAEGEVEEEGLLEPEGDEGAATRGGGSVPLPEEPEGRARAVNNQYSFV from the exons ATGAACGGGAGTGCAGCTCCCCTTTCACCGGTCGGGGGAGGGCCCGCAGGGGAGCCCGCCTCCCTCCCCTCGCCAAGTTGGCGGGAATTCTGTGAGGCGCATGCTCGTGCCGCGGCGGTGGACTTCGCCCGTCGTTTCCGGGCCTTCCTTGGCGAGAATCCGCAGTTTGCCACACCGGGAGCCGAGGCGGCCTTCTCGCGCCGTTTTGCTGAGCACTTTCTGGAACATTTCGAGGCAGAAGTGAGCCGGGCCTACGCCAGCGACTCTCCCCCCCGGTGTGACATCGCCCCTTTCACGGGCTGCTCCTCGGCACGCGACCTCTCCGAGACCTGCAGCGACTCCTCTGTCGCCTCCCCTGTGGAGCCTCCCCTGGGGCCGCCTTCTGGCCTCTCCAGCAGCCAGTCGCGCAGCTCTGAAGACGTTTCCATGGCGGCGGCGGTCACTGCCACCAAACCAAAGCTAAAGAAGCGCTTCTCCTTGCGCAATGTCAGCCGCAGCGTCCGAGGCAGCGTCCGTGGCATCCTGCAGTGGAAGACCTCGGCCGAATCGTCCCCTGTGGGCAGAGAGGAGGCGGCGACTGGAGCCAACAGTAATTCCAACTCTTCCGGGGGGGCCGACTCTGAGCGCTGGACTCACAGATTTGAGCGCCTGCGGCTCAACAAAGCCTCCCCGGCCACCCTCCGCGTGGAACTGGCCAGTGTGCGGCGTGAGGGCCTACTGAACTACATAGTCGCTGATGATGGGGCAGGCGGGGGAAGCCGGACACGCTGGCAGAAATGCCGTCTTCTCCTGCGCAAAGcgggcaaaggggagggggagggttacCTGTTGGAGTTCTACATCCCACCAAAG GCATCAAAGCCACGGGTCAGCATTGCGTGCTCCTGTGTCGTGGACGTGCGGACGACGACCCCCCTGGAAATGCCTGACAAGGAGAACACCTTTGTGCTCAAG ctgtCGAGCTCCTTGGAGTACATCCTTGAAACAGTGGACTCTCTGCAGATGCGCTCGTGGCTGGCGGACATTCAGGAGTGCATGGGCCTGGG AGAGAGCACCGATAGCTTGGAACAACCCTGCATGAACCACTCGGAGAGCATGCCCAGCCGGGAGCTTCCCATGGTGCCGAGTGAGAGCAGCGAACAGCTCAGCCAAG GTGCCTATGGGGGCCTGATGGAACGTCCCTCAGCCTCCATGTCCCCCAGCTCCGTCTCCATCACGGCCTCGCACTTTGACTCGATGGAGCTGCTGCCTCCTGAGCTGCCTCCTCGGGTGCCAATTGACGAAGGGCCATTTCCCACCAGCCTTCTCCATACGACTTTCCCCGAAACCCCTGACACTACAG gTTCCTTCCTCTTCCAAGGGGAGCCAGACCCAGGTGGGGGCAGTCTTGGGGACACAGAGCACACCCTCTCGGAATACCCTTGGTTCCACGGCACCCTGTCGCGCCTCAAAGCAGCCCAGCTGGTCCTGGCCGGGGGAGCCAGCAGCCACGGCGTCTTCTTGGTGCGGCAAAGCGAGACACGGCGCGGCGAATATGTCCTGACCTTTAACTTCCAGGGGAAAGCCAAG CACCTGCGCCTCTCCCTCAACGAGGATGGGCAGTGCCGGGTCCAGCATCTCTGGTTCCAGACCATCTTCGACATGCTGGAGCACTTCCGGGTCCACCCCATCCCTCTTGAGTCGGGTGGTTCCAGCGACGTGACCCTCGTCAGCTATGTGGTCGCTTCGCAACGGCTGCACG AACCGAACACCTCTCGTAACCTGCCgccgccccctcctctccccccagcaCGACCACCTCATGCTCCCCCCGACTGTGCATTGCTGGAGGCTGAGGGGGAGGTTGAGGAGGAGGGCTTGCTGGAGCCGGAGGGGGACGAGGGAGCAGCCACAAGAGGAGGGGGGTCTGTTCCCCTGCCGGAGGAGCCAGAAGGACGAGCCAGGGCTGTGAACAACCAGTACTCATTTGTCTGA